In Alteribacter lacisalsi, a genomic segment contains:
- a CDS encoding Spo0B C-terminal domain-containing protein, translated as MNWSVVFVTKEWEPVDLLRHYRHDWLNQMQLIKGNLALGKIERVETLLEDIIIQSKNEAKLSNMEGKTLAEKLLTFNWEPHDFHLNFEVISEPSGFSRNEPAILKVSERLFAWFDRQCQTGADNHLLFVINSDNGKPVIEFDFQGKLNLDAFSIEEIEQMSAGLPNVYMKEVELGNHECFIRIHFSD; from the coding sequence GTGAACTGGAGTGTTGTTTTTGTGACTAAAGAGTGGGAGCCGGTCGATCTGCTTCGGCACTATCGTCATGACTGGCTAAATCAAATGCAGTTGATAAAAGGGAACCTGGCGCTGGGCAAAATTGAGCGGGTGGAAACACTCCTTGAGGATATTATCATTCAGTCCAAAAACGAAGCAAAGCTCTCAAATATGGAGGGGAAAACCCTGGCCGAAAAGCTGCTCACGTTTAACTGGGAACCGCATGATTTCCACCTTAACTTTGAAGTGATTTCAGAACCGTCCGGCTTCAGCCGGAATGAACCGGCCATTCTTAAGGTTTCCGAGCGTTTATTTGCGTGGTTTGACCGCCAGTGCCAGACGGGGGCGGACAACCACCTTCTTTTTGTTATCAATTCAGATAACGGGAAACCTGTGATTGAGTTTGATTTTCAGGGCAAACTGAATCTGGATGCTTTTTCAATTGAGGAAATCGAACAGATGTCAGCCGGCCTTCCGAACGTGTATATGAAAGAAGTGGAACTGGGAAATCATGAGTGCTTCATCAGAATTCATTTTTCAGACTGA
- a CDS encoding ACT domain-containing protein, with amino-acid sequence MKRRTDQFYLVREDMLPEAMLKTVEAKKLLESGKVEKVSEAAHEVDMSRSAFYKYKDGIFPFHTMVKEKIITLSIHLEDQSGALSRLLAIIAEEGGNVLTINQTIPLQGRATLTISIETAAMTTNINRLVQKVESLEPVERVEVIGSGT; translated from the coding sequence ATGAAACGGAGAACAGATCAGTTTTATCTTGTTAGGGAGGATATGCTCCCTGAAGCTATGCTGAAAACAGTTGAGGCTAAAAAGCTTCTGGAGAGTGGCAAAGTGGAAAAAGTAAGTGAAGCTGCTCATGAAGTGGATATGAGCCGCAGTGCATTTTACAAGTACAAAGACGGAATTTTTCCCTTTCATACAATGGTTAAGGAGAAAATCATTACACTATCCATTCATCTTGAGGACCAGTCCGGTGCATTATCCCGGCTGCTGGCCATTATTGCGGAAGAAGGCGGCAATGTCCTGACAATTAACCAGACAATACCCCTTCAGGGAAGAGCAACCCTTACAATTTCGATTGAAACGGCAGCGATGACAACGAATATTAACAGACTTGTACAAAAAGTAGAATCCCTTGAGCCGGTTGAACGTGTTGAAGTGATTGGTTCAGGGACGTAA
- a CDS encoding ATP-binding protein translates to MGAKCKNTKSVVLLLAREKRAIIESVLTKLPYYREATSNRITFKLTELFDSMLEYFADGTTSGLSRFGKDLASFKEEENVNVEVLLQSFDETRLTVAGYIKALPLTAEEMSDSLACLNEYFLEMQRHTWVHSAYLTNREIQRRDELLHSLEEDRMEILGRISTSFAHEFRNPLTSIKGFVQLLERRIPENLQEKAYIDFINQEIEGLEENVNQFLMLSNTKNHQDVLAGPIMLHHLLLTVTEAFRPVCSENDINITLEIRDALVTNGSEEQLRLAVMKIIHNAVDALMYVTHERNIHIQAKHENGRNSIIVANNGPEIPEYLLETIFEPFVSTKELGKGLGLSVCKQIIEKHEGQLYCRSEDCKTVFEVSLPDYSGSAVL, encoded by the coding sequence ATGGGTGCAAAATGCAAAAACACAAAATCCGTTGTCCTGCTGCTTGCTCGCGAGAAAAGAGCCATTATTGAATCTGTACTGACAAAATTACCTTATTACCGGGAAGCTACCTCCAATAGAATTACCTTTAAATTAACTGAACTTTTTGACTCTATGCTGGAATATTTTGCAGACGGAACGACCTCCGGCCTAAGCAGATTCGGTAAGGATCTGGCTTCATTTAAAGAAGAGGAAAACGTAAACGTCGAGGTTCTCCTACAGTCGTTTGATGAAACCCGGCTTACAGTAGCCGGCTATATAAAAGCTTTGCCGCTCACGGCAGAAGAAATGAGCGATTCTCTGGCTTGCCTGAACGAATATTTCCTTGAAATGCAGCGTCATACTTGGGTGCACTCTGCTTATCTGACAAACAGGGAGATTCAGAGAAGAGATGAACTGCTTCATTCACTCGAGGAAGACAGGATGGAAATTCTCGGGCGAATCTCAACGAGCTTTGCCCACGAGTTCCGGAACCCACTTACTTCTATAAAAGGGTTCGTGCAGCTGCTCGAACGGAGAATTCCCGAAAACCTTCAGGAAAAAGCATATATTGATTTTATAAACCAGGAAATTGAAGGACTCGAGGAAAATGTCAATCAGTTTCTGATGCTTTCAAATACAAAGAACCACCAGGATGTGCTGGCAGGGCCGATTATGCTGCATCATCTGCTCTTAACCGTAACAGAGGCCTTCAGACCGGTCTGTTCAGAGAATGACATTAATATTACGCTGGAGATTCGTGACGCGCTGGTAACGAACGGCTCTGAGGAGCAGCTCCGGCTGGCCGTAATGAAAATCATTCATAACGCGGTTGACGCTCTGATGTATGTTACACATGAACGGAATATTCACATTCAGGCAAAACATGAAAACGGGCGCAATAGCATAATTGTTGCAAACAATGGACCTGAAATTCCGGAATACCTTCTTGAAACAATATTTGAACCCTTTGTAAGTACAAAAGAACTTGGAAAAGGGCTTGGTCTTAGTGTGTGCAAACAAATTATCGAAAAACATGAAGGGCAGCTCTATTGTAGATCGGAAGATTGCAAAACGGTGTTTGAAGTATCTCTGCCGGATTACTCAGGATCTGCTGTATTATAA
- the obgE gene encoding GTPase ObgE, translating to MFVDKVKIYVKAGDGGNGLVAYRREKYVPDGGPAGGDGGRGADVIFVVDEGLRTLMDFRYQRHFKAERGENGRPKNQHGRGGKEMVVRVPPGTTVVDEDTGKVVADLTDEGQRHVVVKGGRGGRGNSRFATPANPAPEHAENGQPGEERNLTLELKLLADAGLVGFPSVGKSTLLSVVSAARPKIADYHFTTLAPNLGVVETEDSRSFVMADLPGLIEGAHAGVGLGHQFLRHIERTRVIVHVIDMSGLEGRDPYEDYVTINEELKQYKMRLTERPQLVVANKMDIPESKENLKVFRDKVGDDVTIFPISAVTKQGLRDLLHAVADKVETTGEFPLYDEEEKEQRVLYKFEKAEVPFTISRDDDGAWVIEGADIEMAFKMTDFNRDDSVRRFARKMRHMGIDEALRERGAEHGDTVRIMRYEFEFVE from the coding sequence ATGTTTGTAGATAAAGTAAAGATTTATGTGAAAGCCGGAGACGGTGGAAACGGCCTTGTAGCCTACCGCCGGGAGAAATATGTTCCGGACGGAGGACCAGCAGGAGGCGATGGGGGCCGCGGCGCTGATGTTATTTTTGTCGTGGATGAAGGCCTGCGTACGCTTATGGACTTTCGTTACCAGCGTCACTTTAAAGCTGAGCGCGGAGAAAATGGACGTCCTAAAAATCAGCATGGACGCGGCGGAAAAGAGATGGTTGTCCGGGTACCTCCGGGCACGACCGTAGTTGACGAAGATACAGGCAAAGTTGTTGCTGATTTAACCGATGAGGGGCAGCGCCACGTTGTTGTGAAAGGCGGCCGTGGCGGCCGTGGCAACTCTCGTTTTGCCACACCGGCAAACCCTGCCCCGGAACACGCTGAAAACGGGCAGCCAGGCGAAGAACGTAATTTAACTCTTGAGTTGAAACTTCTCGCTGATGCCGGTCTCGTTGGTTTTCCAAGCGTAGGGAAAAGTACGCTTCTCAGCGTTGTTTCTGCAGCAAGACCTAAAATTGCCGATTATCATTTCACAACCCTCGCACCCAATCTCGGAGTAGTTGAAACCGAAGACAGCCGCAGTTTTGTGATGGCTGATCTTCCTGGTCTGATCGAAGGTGCACACGCCGGTGTCGGACTCGGCCATCAGTTTCTCCGCCACATTGAGCGCACGAGAGTAATTGTGCATGTGATCGATATGAGCGGTCTTGAAGGACGGGATCCGTATGAAGACTATGTGACGATTAATGAAGAACTGAAGCAGTACAAGATGCGTCTCACAGAGCGTCCGCAGCTTGTGGTCGCCAATAAAATGGACATCCCCGAATCAAAAGAAAACCTCAAGGTTTTCCGAGACAAAGTAGGCGATGATGTAACTATTTTTCCAATTTCCGCGGTCACAAAACAAGGTCTGAGAGACCTGCTTCACGCTGTTGCGGATAAGGTGGAAACAACAGGAGAGTTCCCGCTTTATGATGAAGAAGAAAAAGAACAGCGCGTACTATATAAATTTGAAAAAGCGGAGGTACCGTTTACGATATCCCGTGATGATGATGGTGCCTGGGTTATTGAAGGTGCCGATATCGAAATGGCCTTTAAAATGACCGACTTTAACCGTGACGACTCTGTACGCCGGTTTGCCCGTAAGATGCGTCATATGGGGATCGATGAAGCTCTCAGAGAAAGAGGAGCCGAGCATGGCGATACGGTCCGGATTATGCGTTATGAATTTGAATTTGTGGAATAA